AGGGGTGCGACGCGTCGGTGCTGATCTCGGGGCCGGGGGACGAGCACAGCGCGGGGCCGGACACGACGCTGTCGCCCGACGCGCTGGACCTCATCACGCGTGCCAaggccgccgtcgacgccgaCGCGCGGTGCTCCAACAAGgtctcctgcgccgacatcctcgccctcgccgcccgcgACGTCGTCTCCCAGGTACACTTTGCCTTAGCCGCGGAAGAGCCGTTCGAGTAGTGCTCTAGCTGCTTCTGGTTGCTTGACGGCGACGCGTCTAAAACCTTAGTTAGTGCGGTTTTTAGTCTCTaatagtagtagtactccgtattaagTTTTTGAGCCGGTTTTCTAGTTCTGCTCTGCTCTAGACCTGCCCGTGGAGCGACAGCTATGATGATGGGGGCGCCGAGTTGACAAGTCCCACGACCCACGGCGTGTGTGCGCACACTGGCCTTGTCCAGTTCTGCGCAGCCGTCCGGCACGACGAGCCCACGCTCGCTCTTCACGACCTGAGCTGTGAGAGCCTGTGGCGCAATTATGCCTCGCCCTGTGCCGGGAACACGTAAAAGCGTCACCGCTCAACAAACAACTAATCGTAGTATTATTACTGCGGAGTCGTCGACCAGTTAAATACGGCACCGAGGCAGGCAGTTAACAAGAGAGACATCTCTTATTCCAGCAAGTTCGTAATCATTTCTTAGGCAAGTCGGCGACATTCTCCGTCCTTCGCTTTGCTTGTTTTGAGCAAGAACCTAATACCAGAAAGTTCGCATCTTTTGGCGCTAAATTTTTGGAGATGGCCGGGCGTGGTCCATGTACGGGGCCAGCCGGTCGGGATTCCGCTTAGCTGCCGTATTTACTACTCATAGCAGCCTTCCGCTGCCCACAAAGGCCATTGGCGCAGTTGGAGCCGAGCGTGAGACGGGAGCGAGAGTTATTACCACTGCACTGTCCTTGCCCGGCCAGCCGGCTTCAGTTCCCCCCGGAGTGCGTAGGAGTACTGGCAGTAGTATTACACGGCTCTTCAATGAACCGCGTGCAGCCCCTGTGGGCAAGACAGGGGCATGGTACATGGTAGCGGTAGAGCTACGGAATCCCCCATCAATTATTGGGTCGCGCAAGTTGGCCGTGTCCCGTGTGTGTGCGTGCCCGGTTCCTCGATCGCAAACCGTGATGTAAATTCATGTGATTGTGCATTATTTTCaggattttgaattttgttttgttcttttggTGGGTGCTTGTGCGTGCAGGCGGGAGGGCCGTACTACCAGGTGGAGCTGGGGCGGCTGGACGGCAAGGTCGGGACGCGCGCCGCCGTGAAGCACAGCCTCCCGGGCGCCGGCTTCGGGCTGGACCAGCTCAACAAGCTCTTCGCCGCCAACGGCCTCACCCAGACCGACATGATCGCGCTCTCAGGTAGGAGTACCTAAAACGTCTCTCGGCCCAGAAGCCCGTTCGGTCCAGATCTCTACTAGTCCCCGGCAACATCACGCCAAAAACATTCCGTCTGGGCCTGATTACAACTTGTTTTGGTGCACGTACGCATTTTTCAGGGGCGCACACGATGGGCGTGGCGCACTGCGCAAACTTCGTGCGGCGGCTGTACCCGTTCAagggggcggcgccgcggagCAACCCGGCGATGAACCTCTACTTCCTGCGGCAGCTGCGCGGGACGTGCCCGCTGAACAAGTACAGCCCGGCCGCGGTGGCGATGCTGGACGCCGTGACGCCCATGAAGTTCGACAACGGCTACTACCAGAcgctgcagcagcagaaggGCCTGCTGGCCTCGGACCAGGCGCTCTTCGCCGACCGCCGGTCCAGGCCCACCGTCAACCACTTCGCCGCCAACCAGACCGCCTTCTTCgacgccttcgccgccgccatggccaagcTCGGCCGCGTCGGGGTCAAGTCCGGATCCTCCGACGGCGAGATCCGCCGGGTCTGCACCAAGGTCAACTGATCTATTGCCATTGCTGATGCCAGGATAGAGGACGTACGTACATTCAGTAGAGAGAGGGTAAATCGGTCAATTGTGTGTctctcctcatcttcttcttcttctccgttgCCTTGCCTTGCTCCGGCCCCCCACATGCTTCCCACCAGTGCATTCATTCATCGCAGCGAATTCGTTCGCGCCCGATTCTTTCTCTTCACCGTGTAATAATCGTACAGGCGCCATCAATACCTTAGGGCCTACCAGTACCATGTGATGGATCGATAGGAACAAACACT
This is a stretch of genomic DNA from Brachypodium distachyon strain Bd21 chromosome 1, Brachypodium_distachyon_v3.0, whole genome shotgun sequence. It encodes these proteins:
- the LOC100834997 gene encoding peroxidase 16 → MRSRGLELRWRRQSQSQSMLAAVVLGVVVLLATAAACAGAQQLSQSYYASTCPNVETLVRGAVTQKLQETFNAAPGTLRLFFHDCFVRGCDASVLISGPGDEHSAGPDTTLSPDALDLITRAKAAVDADARCSNKVSCADILALAARDVVSQAGGPYYQVELGRLDGKVGTRAAVKHSLPGAGFGLDQLNKLFAANGLTQTDMIALSGAHTMGVAHCANFVRRLYPFKGAAPRSNPAMNLYFLRQLRGTCPLNKYSPAAVAMLDAVTPMKFDNGYYQTLQQQKGLLASDQALFADRRSRPTVNHFAANQTAFFDAFAAAMAKLGRVGVKSGSSDGEIRRVCTKVN